From one Solanum stenotomum isolate F172 chromosome 12, ASM1918654v1, whole genome shotgun sequence genomic stretch:
- the LOC125847615 gene encoding 5'-adenylylsulfate reductase 2, chloroplastic-like, with product MALAFTSSTAIHGSLSSSSHQQPIVSQLGNIQLLDQPNKFLNFSQRRCAVKPLYAEPKRNESIVPSAATFVAPEVTEKVIEAEDFEKLAKDLENASPLEIMDNALEKFGDDIAIAFSGAEDVALIEYAHLTGRPFRVFSLDTGRLNPETYQLFDAVEKHYGIHIEYMFPDAVEVQALVRTKGLFSFYEDGHQECCRVRKVRPLRRALKGLRAWITGQRKDQSPGTRSEVPVVHVDPSFEGLDGGSGSLVKWNPVANVEGKDIWNFLRAMNVPVNALHLKGYVSIGCEPCTRPVLPGQHEREGRWWWEDAKAKECGLHKGNIKDESVNGNGNNATQANDTVADIFDTKDIVTLSRPGVENLLKLEDRREPWLVVLYAPWCQFCQAMEGSYVELAEKLRGSGVKVGKFRADGEQKTFAQQELQLGSFPTILFFPKHASQPIKYPSEKRDVDSLLAFVNALR from the exons ATGGCTTTGGCTTTCACTTCTTCAACTGCAATTCATGGCTCtctctcttcatcttctcatCAACAACCCATAG TATCCCAATTGGGTAACATTCAGCTATTGGATCAGCCaaacaaattcttgaatttttctCAGAGGCGTTGTGCTGTGAAGCCATTATATGCTGAACCTAAAAGGAATGAGTCCATAGTTCCCTCAGCAGCAACCTTTGTTGCTCCTG AGGTAACGGAGAAAGTAATAGAGGCAGAGGATTTTGAGAAACTGGCTAAGGATCTTGAAAATGCTTCACCTCTTGAGATTATGGATAATGCCCTTGAGAAATTTGGAGATGATATTGCCATTGCTTTCAG TGGTGCAGAAGATGTTGCTTTGATAGAGTATGCACATTTAACTGGTCGACCATTTAGAGTGTTCAGCCTTGATACCGGGAGGTTGAATCCAGAGACCTACCAACTTTTTGATGCTGTCGAGAAGCACTATGGAATTCACATCGAATACATGTTTCCTGATGCTGTTGAAGTTCAGGCATTAGTAAGGACCAAGGGTCTTTTCTCATTTTATGAGGATGGCCACCAAGAATGCTGCCGTGTTAGGAAAGTTAGGCCCCTGAGGAGAGCCCTCAAAGGTTTGCGTGCCTGGATCACGGGGCAAAGAAAAGATCAGTCCCCTGGAACTCGATCTGAAGTTCCAGTTGTTCACGTAGACCCCTCTTTCGAGGGATTGGATGGTGGCTCAGGAAGCTTGGTGAAGTGGAACCCGGTGGCTAATGTAGAAGGCAAGGACATATGGAACTTCCTACGTGCAATGAATGTTCCCGTGAACGCTTTGCATTTGAAAGGTTATGTCTCTATTGGATGTGAACCTTGCACCAGGCCAGTCCTACCTGGGCAACACGAGAGAGAAGGAAGGTGGTGGTGGGAGGATGCAAAGGCCAAGGAATGTGGCTTACATAAAGGAAACATCAAAGATGAAAGTGTAAATGGTAATGGGAACAATGCTACGCAAGCAAATGACACTGTTGCTGATATTTTCGACACTAAGGACATTGTTACGTTGAGTAGACCTGGAGTTGAGAACCTATTGAAATTGGAAGACCGAAGAGAGCCTTGGCTTGTTGTTCTTTATGCTCCTTGGTGCCAATTCTGCCAG GCAATGGAAGGATCATATGTTGAATTGGCAGAGAAGTTGAGAGGTTCTGGTGTAAAGGTAGGGAAGTTCAGGGCAGATGGTGAGCAGAAAACATTTGCACAACAAGAGTTACAGCTGGGCAGCTTCCCGACAATACTATTTTTCCCTAAGCACGCTTCACAGCCAATTAAGTACCCATCAGAAAAGAGGGATGTAGACTCCTTGTTGGCTTTTGTGAATGCTCTTAGATGA